A window of Ipomoea triloba cultivar NCNSP0323 chromosome 2, ASM357664v1 contains these coding sequences:
- the LOC116010768 gene encoding uncharacterized protein LOC116010768 gives MINSSSTPSPATFAVASPEMRPQMSPATKPSLAADECWVRMTSFINPDGYFSFTDWVQDNIKVITRDDLSLLVMLCWNLCLCRNEKSLNPFERLEDITESDRTNRPPQVNVTVKWKKLKTGWSKLNVDAAIDANSGRMGFGWILRDDNGHFKAARCTPWNGVFSPKEAEAVAIREALSWIKSSRLDHVILETDALTVVQCLNSNLGESSFDLIVLDIKDRLSWFSNVFISFIKRSAN, from the exons ATGATCAACTCGTCGTCGACGCCTTCTCCGGCGACATTTGCGGTCGCCTCTCCGGAGATGCGACCACAAATGTCTCCGGCGACGAAACCGTCGTTGGCGGCCGATGAATGTTGGGTTAGAATGACTAGTTTTATTAATCCTGATGGCTACTTCTCTTTTACTGATTGGGTGCAAGACAATATAAAAGTTATTACCAGGGATGATCTCTCTCTTTTGGTTATGTTGTGCTGGAATTTATGCTTGTGCAGGAACGAGAAG AGCCTCAACCCATTTGAGAGACTGGAGGACATAACTGAGAGTGATCGGACCAACAGACCCCCTCAAGTGAATGTTACTGTCAAATGGAAGAAGCTTAAAACTGGATGGTCAAAACTCAATGTGGATGCTGCGATTGATGCAAACAGTGGTAGAATGGGCTTTGGGTGGATTCTTAGAGATGATAATGGACACTTCAAGGCTGCAAGATGTACTCCATGGAATGGTGTTTTTTCTCCCAAGGAAGCTGAGGCAGTTGCTATTCGGGAAGCACTCTCTTGGATCAAATCCTCTCGTTTAGACCATGTTATTTTAGAAACTGATGCATTAACTGTTGTTCAATGTTTAAATTCAAACTTAGGAGAGTCCTCTTTTGATTTGATTGTCTTAGATATCAAAGATAGGCTTAGTTGGTTCTCTAATGTGTTTATCTCTTTTattaagcgatctgcgaattgA